The following proteins are encoded in a genomic region of Planococcus lenghuensis:
- a CDS encoding Na+/H+ antiporter subunit D, which yields MINMPLFPILIPLIFAIILIFFPKNIRAQRLVTLAGLVFTVGAAIFLLVDVYTNGVQAVTLGSWPAPFGITLVSDLFSVLLVTTASVVTLFAVLYSFESIRTEREKFYYYPAVLFLLTGVNGAFTTGDIFNLFVFIEVLLMASYMLIVLGGEKAQLRESIKYILVNIISSALFVSAVAYLYSVTGTLSMADLAVKVPEIEAVGIMTVIAVLFLVVFGFKGAIFPLYFWLPGSYHAPPIPVLALFGALLTKVGVYSIIRTYTLFFTMNVDFTHELLAILSILTVVAGCIGALAYFDVKKIIVYNIIIAVGVILFGASQLNEAGVEGAVFYLVHDMVIKAALFFLVGIVAVLFGTSDLRKMGGLMKTRPALGWFYLIAAFALAGIPPLSGFPGKLLIVQGGFEGPHFWGSIFILVTSLLVLMSVIRIFLYAFWGEPVETIQVKPSVYRRLFVPAAGMVVLAIVLGVGAELFMPFVSGAGEVLLNPSIYIDAVLKE from the coding sequence ATGATTAATATGCCTCTGTTCCCGATTCTGATTCCGCTCATCTTTGCAATCATCCTGATTTTCTTCCCGAAAAACATTCGTGCGCAGCGGCTGGTTACATTAGCAGGGCTTGTGTTTACGGTTGGAGCAGCCATTTTCCTGCTCGTTGATGTCTACACAAACGGTGTGCAGGCGGTGACGCTCGGCAGCTGGCCGGCACCATTCGGAATCACGCTTGTATCTGATTTGTTTTCGGTGCTGCTTGTGACAACCGCTTCTGTCGTTACACTTTTCGCTGTGCTTTACAGTTTTGAAAGTATCCGGACAGAACGGGAGAAGTTCTATTATTACCCGGCAGTCCTGTTTCTGCTGACCGGTGTCAACGGCGCATTTACAACTGGTGACATCTTCAATTTATTTGTTTTCATCGAAGTGTTGCTGATGGCTTCCTATATGCTGATTGTGCTGGGCGGAGAAAAAGCACAGCTTCGTGAATCAATCAAGTATATTTTAGTGAATATTATTTCATCAGCTCTATTCGTCTCAGCAGTGGCATACCTGTACTCAGTGACAGGGACACTCAGCATGGCCGATTTAGCAGTCAAGGTGCCAGAAATCGAAGCAGTGGGAATCATGACGGTGATTGCCGTTCTGTTCCTTGTCGTCTTCGGCTTTAAAGGAGCGATTTTTCCGCTCTATTTCTGGCTGCCCGGTTCTTACCATGCACCGCCTATTCCTGTGCTTGCCTTATTCGGAGCTCTGCTGACTAAAGTCGGTGTCTACTCCATTATCCGGACATACACCTTGTTTTTCACGATGAACGTTGACTTTACGCATGAATTGCTTGCTATTCTGTCGATATTGACAGTGGTTGCAGGATGTATCGGTGCACTTGCTTATTTCGATGTAAAGAAAATTATTGTGTATAACATCATCATTGCCGTCGGAGTGATTCTCTTCGGCGCTTCCCAATTGAATGAAGCAGGTGTGGAAGGCGCGGTCTTCTACCTTGTTCACGATATGGTTATAAAAGCCGCCCTGTTTTTCCTTGTTGGAATTGTCGCCGTTCTCTTCGGGACTTCCGACCTTCGGAAAATGGGCGGGTTGATGAAAACCCGGCCGGCACTCGGCTGGTTTTACCTGATTGCAGCATTCGCGCTTGCCGGCATACCGCCATTGAGCGGATTTCCAGGGAAACTGCTGATTGTCCAAGGCGGCTTTGAAGGTCCCCATTTCTGGGGCAGCATTTTCATTCTGGTTACGAGTCTGCTTGTGCTGATGAGTGTAATCCGAATCTTTCTGTATGCGTTTTGGGGAGAACCTGTTGAAACCATTCAGGTTAAACCTTCTGTCTACCGGCGGCTGTTCGTTCCGGCTGCAGGCATGGTCGTACTGGCGATTGTACTTGGCGTCGGCGCAGAATTGTTTATGCCTTTTGTTTCGGGTGCCGGAGAAGTTCTATTAAATCCATCCATCTATATAGATGCGGTTTTAAAGGAGTAG
- a CDS encoding Na+/H+ antiporter subunit A encodes MTPVYFIFLPLIFALFVPLLFKKLPQLHTGWFVLAAPVILAIYYASFIPASMHGETVISSFSWIPSLDIAISSYLDGLSLLFSLLITGIGALVVLYSIFYLDKNREQLHNFYVYLLMFMSAMLGVVQSDHLISLYFFWELTSISSFLLIGYWYTRDRSRFGAMKSMLITVFGGLMMLGGFILLYVMGGTYSIRELIVLAPELAVHDFFLWSLILILLGAFTKSAQFPFYIWLPDAMEAPTPVSAYLHSATMVKAGLYLVARFTPIFAVSSVWVWLVTGIGLLTMTWASFFALRQRDLKGILAFSTVSQLGLIMSLLGVAAVAFHVEDAAGTVFKYASFAAIFHLINHATFKGSLFMVTGIIDHETGTRDIRKLGGLMSVMPISFTLAVIGSLSMAGLPPFNGFLSKEMFFSAMLSLTEFDVFSFDTWGILFPVIAWIGSVFTFIYSFYFVFNTFAGDYKPDLLPKRANEAPIGMLISPAVLAALVVILFFIPNLLAEWFIKPAVIAIQPFLYESPEQVDIHVAAWHGWYSTELYMTLGVYLVGGLMYWQLHKWQKIYNVFSDTYSLNGLYDAMIYFSDAGMNRLSRLYMTGFIRSYLVYMFGFLVLITLGTLAITDAFALDFTGTSPIRAYEVIIGLVLVAGTITILMAKSRLTAIIALGAVGYTVALFFVIFRAPDLALTQLVIETISVALFLLAFYHLPQLSRHEERMPFRIGNALIAAGVGVTMALVAFSAHSQKSIESISEYYKETVYSEAAGGNIVNVILVDYRGFDTLFEITVLGIAAIAIISMIRLRLTRKENPHEK; translated from the coding sequence TTGACACCTGTGTACTTTATTTTTTTACCGCTTATCTTTGCATTGTTTGTCCCTTTGCTGTTTAAAAAATTACCACAGCTTCATACTGGTTGGTTCGTCCTTGCTGCGCCAGTTATTCTCGCCATTTACTACGCCTCATTCATACCGGCCTCAATGCATGGAGAAACAGTTATTTCATCATTCAGCTGGATCCCTTCCCTCGATATCGCCATCAGTTCTTATCTGGACGGATTGAGCTTGCTCTTTTCCCTGCTGATCACCGGAATCGGCGCACTTGTGGTGCTGTATTCAATTTTCTACCTCGATAAGAACCGGGAGCAGCTGCATAACTTCTATGTTTATCTGCTGATGTTCATGAGTGCGATGCTCGGGGTTGTGCAGTCGGATCATCTGATTTCCCTGTACTTTTTCTGGGAACTGACGTCCATTTCGTCATTTTTACTGATCGGTTATTGGTATACGCGGGACCGCTCCCGCTTTGGCGCGATGAAGTCCATGCTGATCACCGTGTTCGGTGGACTGATGATGCTGGGAGGATTCATTCTCCTTTATGTAATGGGTGGTACATATTCAATCCGGGAATTGATCGTGCTGGCGCCGGAACTTGCAGTACATGACTTTTTCCTTTGGTCACTCATCCTGATTTTACTGGGTGCCTTTACGAAATCTGCCCAGTTCCCATTCTATATCTGGCTGCCGGATGCAATGGAAGCACCGACGCCGGTCAGTGCGTATCTGCATTCAGCTACGATGGTAAAAGCGGGCCTTTATCTGGTGGCCCGGTTCACGCCGATTTTTGCGGTCTCTTCCGTCTGGGTGTGGCTCGTCACAGGAATCGGGTTGCTGACAATGACGTGGGCTTCGTTTTTCGCTTTGAGGCAACGCGATCTGAAAGGGATTCTCGCCTTTTCAACCGTTTCCCAGCTGGGCCTGATCATGTCGCTGCTTGGTGTGGCAGCCGTCGCTTTTCATGTGGAAGATGCTGCCGGCACGGTTTTTAAGTATGCATCATTTGCAGCCATTTTCCACTTGATCAACCATGCAACGTTCAAAGGGAGCTTATTTATGGTTACAGGGATTATCGACCATGAGACCGGCACCCGGGATATCCGGAAACTTGGCGGACTTATGAGTGTCATGCCGATCAGTTTCACACTGGCGGTTATTGGCTCTCTGTCGATGGCCGGGCTCCCTCCATTTAACGGTTTTCTCAGTAAGGAAATGTTCTTTTCGGCTATGCTGTCACTGACAGAATTCGATGTCTTTTCTTTTGATACATGGGGCATTCTGTTTCCGGTGATCGCCTGGATCGGCAGTGTGTTCACTTTCATTTACAGTTTTTACTTTGTGTTCAACACGTTTGCAGGTGATTACAAACCGGATCTGCTGCCAAAGCGGGCTAATGAAGCGCCGATCGGCATGCTGATTTCTCCAGCGGTCCTGGCTGCACTTGTCGTCATCTTGTTCTTTATCCCGAACCTGCTGGCTGAATGGTTCATCAAACCGGCAGTCATCGCGATTCAGCCGTTCCTGTATGAATCACCGGAACAAGTGGATATCCATGTGGCTGCCTGGCATGGCTGGTACAGCACAGAGCTCTATATGACACTTGGTGTCTATCTCGTTGGCGGACTGATGTACTGGCAGCTTCACAAATGGCAGAAGATATACAATGTATTTTCAGACACCTATTCACTGAATGGCCTTTATGATGCCATGATTTACTTCAGTGACGCCGGCATGAACCGCCTGTCGCGTCTTTACATGACCGGGTTCATCCGTTCGTATCTTGTTTATATGTTCGGATTCCTTGTACTGATTACACTCGGTACACTTGCGATAACAGATGCATTCGCACTGGACTTTACCGGCACATCACCTATTCGGGCATATGAAGTGATCATCGGTCTTGTTCTTGTAGCGGGAACCATCACGATTCTGATGGCAAAATCCCGATTGACAGCTATTATTGCGCTGGGCGCAGTCGGCTATACGGTGGCGTTGTTCTTTGTTATTTTCCGTGCACCAGACCTTGCGTTGACTCAGCTCGTAATTGAGACAATTTCCGTTGCCCTGTTCCTGCTGGCATTCTATCACTTGCCGCAGCTCAGCCGGCATGAAGAACGGATGCCGTTCCGGATCGGCAATGCCCTGATTGCGGCTGGTGTCGGCGTTACAATGGCGCTGGTTGCATTCAGTGCCCATTCACAGAAATCGATTGAATCCATTTCCGAGTACTATAAGGAAACTGTTTATTCAGAAGCTGCGGGCGGGAATATCGTTAACGTTATTCTCGTTGACTACCGGGGCTTTGATACCTTATTTGAAATTACAGTGTTGGGTATTGCCGCAATCGCTATTATTTCGATGATCCGGCTCCGCCTCACCCGAAAGGAGAATCCGCATGAGAAGTAA
- a CDS encoding MalY/PatB family protein, whose protein sequence is METFEELYDRRNTSSVKWDLMETVYGIKDASGILPMWVADMDFPAPPAVTAALKERLDHPIFGYTFEGEKTRASVHNWLRDRHGWETESTWILFRHGVIPAMAEVIDTFSSVGDRILVTPPVYPPFFSLPEKLKREVVYCELTDTDGRYTLDFDKLDEALQGTAIFLLCNPHNPGGIVWSREELERIIHLCAKHDVLILSDEIHSDLVLDSNRHVPAASVAGDELFRIITCVAPTKTFNLASLQASAMLVPDPDKRKKLEDYAAAHGHIFISALGTTAMQAAYDHGAPWLEELLAIVSDNMDIAIRELTSQIPGLRIQKPEATYLLWIDYRELGLTEKEVMELLLTKGKVALEPGTKYGPGGEGFLRMNVACPRPVLEDGIQRVITAFTK, encoded by the coding sequence TTGGAGACGTTTGAGGAATTGTATGACCGCCGGAACACCAGCTCAGTCAAGTGGGATCTCATGGAAACTGTCTATGGCATTAAGGATGCTTCCGGTATCCTACCCATGTGGGTGGCTGACATGGATTTTCCGGCTCCGCCTGCGGTGACTGCGGCATTGAAGGAGCGGCTGGATCATCCGATTTTCGGCTATACCTTCGAAGGGGAAAAAACCCGTGCCTCCGTTCACAATTGGCTTCGCGACCGGCACGGCTGGGAAACGGAAAGCACGTGGATCCTATTTCGGCATGGGGTCATTCCAGCCATGGCGGAAGTGATTGATACCTTTTCATCTGTCGGAGACCGGATTCTTGTCACACCACCTGTATATCCGCCATTCTTCAGTCTGCCCGAAAAACTGAAACGGGAAGTAGTGTACTGCGAACTGACTGATACAGACGGCCGCTACACATTGGATTTTGACAAATTGGATGAAGCCCTGCAAGGAACAGCCATTTTCCTGCTCTGCAATCCACATAACCCCGGCGGTATCGTCTGGAGTCGGGAAGAATTGGAGCGAATCATTCATCTATGTGCTAAGCACGATGTACTCATATTATCTGATGAAATCCATTCCGATCTGGTACTTGACTCAAACCGGCATGTTCCTGCTGCTTCAGTTGCTGGTGATGAGCTGTTCCGAATCATTACGTGTGTGGCTCCGACGAAGACGTTCAATCTGGCTTCACTGCAAGCTTCAGCTATGCTTGTACCGGATCCGGACAAACGCAAAAAACTGGAAGACTATGCGGCTGCACACGGCCACATATTCATCAGTGCACTCGGCACAACGGCAATGCAGGCTGCATACGACCATGGTGCTCCATGGCTCGAAGAACTGCTGGCAATTGTATCTGACAACATGGATATAGCAATCCGTGAGCTGACCAGCCAAATTCCCGGTCTGCGCATTCAAAAGCCCGAGGCAACTTATTTGCTGTGGATTGATTACAGGGAACTGGGCCTGACAGAAAAAGAGGTCATGGAACTTTTGCTGACAAAAGGGAAAGTAGCGCTGGAACCTGGAACAAAATACGGGCCTGGCGGCGAAGGTTTCCTGCGGATGAACGTCGCCTGTCCACGCCCCGTGCTAGAGGACGGAATCCAGCGCGTGATCACAGCGTTTACAAAATGA
- a CDS encoding Na(+)/H(+) antiporter subunit F1, with amino-acid sequence MILFFWISLILVSLSVIGLLIRLIKGPSVPDRVVALDAIGISLVSIVALLSLIFETEFFLEVILLMSILAFIGTAAFAKFLERGEVFDRNSDR; translated from the coding sequence ATGATACTCTTTTTCTGGATTTCCCTTATCCTTGTGAGTCTCTCAGTCATTGGCCTGCTTATCCGGCTCATCAAGGGTCCCAGCGTTCCGGACCGGGTCGTCGCGCTTGATGCCATCGGAATTTCCCTGGTGTCAATCGTCGCACTGCTATCCCTGATTTTTGAAACGGAATTTTTTCTGGAAGTCATTTTGTTAATGAGCATTCTCGCATTTATCGGTACGGCAGCCTTCGCGAAGTTTTTGGAAAGAGGTGAGGTTTTTGACCGAAACAGCGATCGTTAA
- a CDS encoding ABC transporter ATP-binding protein, with translation MTNAVHTDHLTIGYDDRLLFENLNLSIPRGEISVFVGSNGCGKSTLLRSIARLLKPQEGSVVLEGKEVHKMSSREVAKKMGILPQSPVSPEGLTVHDLVKQGRYPHQTWLKRWTEEDTEKVEAAMKATRVDEFRDRAVDELSGGQRQRAWIAMTLAQDTEIILLDEPTTYLDMTHQIEILDLLFELNETQGRTIVMVLHDLNLASRYAHNIIAIKDGEVFGQGTPERVISCELVRDVFGMECQVAKDPLFGTPHCIPFGRGRCIVPEIRDAMSGT, from the coding sequence ATGACTAACGCAGTCCACACTGACCATCTGACAATCGGTTATGATGACCGGTTATTGTTTGAAAACTTGAATTTATCTATTCCCCGCGGAGAGATATCAGTCTTTGTCGGCAGCAATGGCTGCGGGAAATCCACCCTGCTCCGGTCCATCGCCCGGCTTTTGAAGCCGCAGGAAGGATCCGTCGTGCTGGAAGGAAAAGAAGTTCATAAAATGTCATCCCGTGAAGTGGCAAAAAAGATGGGAATCCTGCCGCAGTCGCCGGTCTCTCCGGAAGGGCTCACAGTGCATGACCTTGTTAAACAAGGACGGTATCCGCATCAGACATGGCTCAAGCGCTGGACCGAAGAAGATACAGAAAAAGTTGAAGCAGCCATGAAAGCGACCCGGGTGGACGAATTCCGCGACCGCGCAGTGGATGAGCTTTCCGGCGGCCAGCGTCAGCGGGCTTGGATTGCGATGACGCTCGCTCAGGATACAGAAATCATCCTGCTCGATGAACCGACGACTTATTTGGATATGACCCATCAGATTGAAATCCTTGATCTGCTGTTTGAATTGAATGAAACGCAGGGCCGTACAATTGTCATGGTTCTTCATGACTTGAACCTGGCATCCCGGTATGCGCATAACATCATTGCGATTAAAGATGGTGAAGTATTTGGTCAAGGCACGCCTGAACGGGTCATCAGCTGTGAGCTGGTTCGGGATGTTTTCGGCATGGAATGCCAAGTGGCAAAAGATCCGCTGTTCGGAACGCCACATTGCATTCCATTCGGTCGCGGACGCTGCATTGTACCTGAAATCCGCGATGCCATGAGTGGCACCTGA
- a CDS encoding ABC transporter substrate-binding protein: MIKKFKLMPAMALMLALGACGAEEAAEPEAEEAAEIEVAEEGGEPIVIEGSNGEVVLEEPAETVVVLEWTYAENLLALGVQPAGMADIEQYGEYVNIEPQLADSVVDVGGRSEPSLEAIAEIDPDLIIGVDFRHEAMLDQLEDIAPTVLFNPYPEEEANIDLYEEMITTFNEMAEAVGKEEQAEEVLAELDATYEEAAETIEAADLATDDFILTLAYTGPQAPEIRVFTPHSMASMILEKIGLNNVHEPDQFEVFGSSTFNVEGLTQYEDVNYLYTVPDEDNIYENQLADNPVWENLSFVQEDRLFDLGADTWLYGGPLSAMTLVDQVVETLVTE; the protein is encoded by the coding sequence TTGATTAAGAAATTCAAGCTAATGCCTGCGATGGCGTTGATGTTGGCACTGGGAGCCTGCGGAGCAGAAGAAGCAGCCGAGCCTGAAGCAGAAGAAGCCGCAGAGATTGAAGTAGCAGAAGAAGGCGGCGAGCCGATTGTAATTGAAGGCTCAAACGGTGAAGTGGTGCTAGAAGAACCGGCCGAAACAGTAGTGGTGCTGGAATGGACATACGCTGAGAACTTACTGGCACTCGGAGTTCAGCCGGCAGGCATGGCTGATATCGAACAGTATGGCGAATATGTGAACATTGAACCGCAGCTGGCTGATTCAGTTGTTGACGTCGGTGGCCGGTCCGAGCCGAGCTTGGAAGCGATTGCCGAAATTGATCCGGATCTCATCATCGGTGTGGATTTCCGTCATGAAGCGATGCTCGATCAGCTGGAAGATATCGCGCCGACTGTTCTCTTTAATCCGTATCCGGAAGAAGAAGCAAATATTGACTTGTACGAAGAAATGATTACAACATTCAATGAAATGGCAGAAGCGGTCGGAAAAGAGGAACAGGCTGAAGAAGTGCTGGCTGAATTGGATGCCACTTATGAAGAAGCGGCAGAAACGATTGAGGCGGCAGACCTTGCAACGGATGACTTTATTCTGACGCTCGCCTATACAGGGCCGCAGGCACCTGAAATCCGGGTGTTCACCCCACATTCCATGGCTTCCATGATTCTGGAGAAAATCGGGTTGAATAACGTACATGAACCTGATCAGTTTGAAGTATTCGGTTCCAGCACATTTAATGTGGAAGGCTTAACCCAGTATGAAGATGTCAATTATCTTTATACAGTTCCAGATGAAGACAATATATATGAAAACCAGCTGGCTGATAATCCAGTCTGGGAAAACCTCAGCTTTGTTCAGGAAGATCGACTGTTCGATCTTGGAGCAGACACATGGCTTTACGGCGGTCCGTTGTCTGCAATGACATTGGTTGATCAAGTAGTTGAGACTTTGGTGACTGAATGA
- a CDS encoding peptidylprolyl isomerase: MTMAYPQLSNEVGQNEALVTMNTTKGPIKIKLFPEQAPKTVNNFLTHAENGYYDGIIFHRVIPDFMIQGGDPTGTGMGGESIYGSTFEDEFSRELFNFNGALSMANAGPGTNGSQFFIVQSSDLGPGMDRQMQQAGYPAEVVSAYKERGGTPHLDHRHTVFGQVIEGQDTVDAIANVKTNAQDKPAEDIKIESIEIHQK, translated from the coding sequence ATGACAATGGCATACCCTCAACTTTCAAATGAAGTCGGGCAGAATGAAGCCCTTGTAACAATGAATACAACAAAAGGACCGATCAAAATCAAATTGTTCCCTGAACAGGCGCCGAAGACGGTCAATAATTTTCTGACGCATGCAGAAAACGGCTATTATGATGGGATTATTTTTCATCGTGTAATTCCTGATTTCATGATTCAGGGCGGCGATCCGACCGGCACTGGCATGGGCGGAGAAAGCATCTACGGTTCAACGTTTGAAGATGAGTTCTCGCGGGAGCTTTTCAACTTTAACGGCGCACTTTCGATGGCTAACGCTGGTCCTGGAACCAATGGCAGCCAGTTCTTCATTGTACAGAGCAGCGATCTGGGCCCGGGTATGGACAGACAAATGCAGCAGGCTGGTTATCCGGCGGAAGTCGTATCAGCTTATAAAGAGCGTGGAGGCACACCTCACCTTGACCACCGCCATACTGTGTTCGGACAGGTGATCGAAGGACAGGATACTGTAGATGCAATTGCCAATGTAAAAACAAACGCACAGGATAAACCGGCAGAAGACATCAAGATCGAATCCATCGAGATTCACCAAAAATAA
- a CDS encoding Na(+)/H(+) antiporter subunit B — MRSNDVIIQTATKAVTFIILLFAIYIFFAGHYTPGGGFVGGLLTAGAIVLLMLAYDIETVNRILPVDYVKMVGVGLLLAIGTAAASIVFNVPFFTHAHDYVQLPLLGETSLHSATLFDLGVYLVVVGVTMIIIRTIGEDA; from the coding sequence ATGAGAAGTAATGATGTCATCATTCAGACAGCCACTAAGGCGGTTACCTTCATCATTCTCCTTTTCGCCATTTATATTTTCTTTGCCGGCCATTACACACCCGGCGGCGGATTCGTCGGCGGGCTGCTGACAGCGGGCGCCATCGTGCTCCTGATGCTCGCTTACGATATCGAGACGGTCAACCGGATCCTGCCGGTCGATTACGTGAAAATGGTGGGTGTCGGCCTGCTGCTCGCAATCGGAACAGCGGCAGCTTCCATTGTATTTAATGTTCCGTTTTTCACACATGCACATGATTACGTGCAATTGCCGCTCCTTGGAGAAACTTCTCTCCACAGCGCCACATTATTTGACCTTGGCGTCTATCTGGTTGTGGTAGGCGTAACGATGATTATTATTCGAACGATTGGAGAGGATGCGTAA
- a CDS encoding MFS transporter, translating to MDNYQQRNFIIMWISNFLVAGSATMIMPFLSLYIETFGTYSGEFVQRWAGLVFGVTFVAALVMSPIWGRIADKYGYKPILVITGAGIALSIFLMGFTDTVYELFLLRLFMGIVTGFIPTSLAFISSQTSRDTAGKTLGTLQMGSVTGTLFGPVFGGLLADSVGFQYTFIFTALAIGTASLLVLIGVKEKKKEKKKDAHVYARGTVIQGILHHRLMINVMIISSLIQIGNFSIQPLLSLYVAELSAADEVAFLAGLTFSATGVGNLLFARRWGRIGDSVGYEKVLGLLLILACCFIIPQAFVTDLWQLIILRFLYGTAVGGMIPATTALMRREAPIEIQGEVMGYNTSFRFLGNIIGPIFGGFISGFIGISSVFLVTGSLFLIAFVFLWYTRRQPEQDFEDILLEQELLKE from the coding sequence ATGGATAATTATCAGCAGCGAAATTTTATCATTATGTGGATCTCTAATTTCCTTGTCGCCGGAAGCGCGACCATGATCATGCCTTTTCTTTCTTTATACATTGAAACATTCGGCACTTATTCTGGTGAATTTGTCCAGCGCTGGGCCGGTCTTGTTTTTGGTGTAACTTTTGTTGCCGCACTGGTCATGTCCCCTATTTGGGGACGAATCGCTGACAAATATGGCTATAAACCGATCCTTGTTATTACGGGGGCGGGTATTGCCCTCAGTATTTTTCTGATGGGCTTTACTGACACTGTCTATGAATTATTCCTTCTCCGGCTCTTCATGGGGATTGTGACCGGCTTTATCCCGACTTCTCTTGCATTCATCTCCTCCCAAACTTCCCGGGATACAGCCGGCAAGACATTGGGAACCTTACAGATGGGCAGTGTGACAGGAACGCTGTTCGGGCCGGTCTTTGGCGGTCTGCTTGCTGATTCGGTCGGCTTTCAGTACACGTTCATATTCACAGCACTTGCGATCGGCACTGCTTCCCTGCTCGTCCTCATCGGCGTAAAAGAAAAGAAAAAGGAAAAGAAGAAAGATGCCCACGTTTATGCACGGGGCACAGTCATCCAGGGCATATTACATCACCGGCTGATGATCAATGTCATGATTATCAGTTCACTGATTCAAATCGGCAATTTTTCGATTCAGCCACTCCTGTCTCTTTATGTCGCAGAGTTATCGGCTGCTGATGAAGTTGCCTTCCTGGCGGGACTGACATTCAGCGCAACCGGTGTCGGAAATTTGCTGTTTGCCCGAAGGTGGGGACGGATCGGTGATTCAGTTGGATATGAAAAAGTGCTCGGCCTTCTGTTGATTCTGGCGTGCTGCTTCATCATTCCGCAGGCTTTTGTCACGGATCTGTGGCAGCTGATTATCCTGCGATTCCTTTATGGAACGGCAGTCGGCGGCATGATTCCGGCTACTACTGCGCTCATGCGCCGGGAAGCACCGATTGAGATCCAAGGCGAAGTCATGGGGTATAACACCAGCTTCCGCTTCCTCGGAAACATTATCGGCCCAATTTTCGGCGGATTCATCAGCGGTTTTATCGGAATTTCTTCTGTCTTCCTTGTGACTGGTTCGCTGTTCCTGATTGCGTTCGTGTTCCTATGGTATACACGCCGGCAGCCGGAGCAGGACTTTGAGGATATTTTACTGGAACAGGAATTGCTGAAGGAATGA
- a CDS encoding Na+/H+ antiporter subunit E yields the protein MAFQILLNFFLALVWMFMSVSFTSATFIIGYLLGLFLLILMRRFFNERLYLFRIWAVISLFFLFMKELFLSSVQVFLLILKPRMNIRPAIFEYDTVLKYDWEITLLSLLITLTPGTLVLAVSDDQKKLYIHAIDADDIDDAVKSIQDTFEKAILEVSRT from the coding sequence ATGGCATTTCAAATATTATTAAACTTTTTCCTGGCTCTGGTGTGGATGTTCATGAGTGTTTCATTCACGTCAGCCACATTCATTATCGGCTACCTGCTCGGCTTGTTTCTGCTGATTCTGATGCGCCGGTTCTTTAATGAGCGGCTGTACCTGTTCCGGATATGGGCAGTTATATCCTTATTTTTCCTATTCATGAAAGAATTGTTCCTGTCAAGTGTCCAGGTATTTCTGCTGATTCTCAAGCCCCGGATGAATATCCGGCCTGCCATTTTTGAATATGACACTGTCTTAAAGTATGACTGGGAAATCACATTGCTGTCTCTGTTGATCACACTGACACCCGGTACACTCGTCCTTGCTGTTTCAGATGATCAAAAAAAGCTTTATATCCATGCGATCGATGCAGATGACATCGACGATGCAGTAAAAAGCATTCAGGATACCTTTGAAAAAGCGATACTGGAGGTGAGCCGTACATGA
- a CDS encoding Na(+)/H(+) antiporter subunit C, which translates to MEIVMSVLVGFLFMAAVYLMLSKSLLRIIIGTAVLSHGAHLLLLTMGGFGGTKPPVVAYGVTEAEYADPLPQALILTAIVISFAVTSFFLVLAYRAYQELGTDNVNLMRGTEDYD; encoded by the coding sequence ATGGAAATAGTCATGTCGGTCCTCGTCGGCTTTCTGTTCATGGCAGCTGTTTACCTGATGCTGTCCAAGAGTCTGCTCCGGATCATTATCGGAACAGCCGTGCTCAGTCACGGGGCGCATTTGCTCCTGCTGACAATGGGCGGGTTCGGCGGCACAAAACCGCCGGTCGTGGCATACGGGGTGACGGAAGCAGAGTATGCAGATCCGCTCCCGCAAGCTCTGATTCTGACAGCGATTGTTATTTCATTTGCTGTCACATCCTTTTTCCTTGTTCTGGCTTACAGAGCCTACCAGGAATTGGGGACAGACAATGTGAATCTGATGAGAGGAACTGAAGACTATGATTAA
- a CDS encoding DUF1871 family protein → MDTVEMNRRAGELLRQWDPFRIGEEQYGIEVEDVLAALQRMDHPTDLAKIIQRAYEFSFKQWIPIERCIDVSYKLLAIKFEAKCII, encoded by the coding sequence ATGGATACAGTTGAAATGAACAGAAGAGCAGGGGAATTGCTGAGGCAATGGGATCCTTTCCGTATCGGGGAAGAGCAGTACGGCATTGAAGTAGAGGACGTACTCGCGGCACTTCAGCGAATGGACCATCCGACAGACCTGGCGAAGATCATCCAGCGTGCTTACGAGTTCTCCTTCAAACAATGGATTCCGATTGAGAGATGCATCGATGTATCTTATAAACTCCTCGCCATCAAATTCGAAGCAAAATGTATCATTTGA